One region of Anticarsia gemmatalis isolate Benzon Research Colony breed Stoneville strain chromosome 2, ilAntGemm2 primary, whole genome shotgun sequence genomic DNA includes:
- the mtd gene encoding TLD domain-containing protein mustard isoform X13, which yields MQTVKWIEMVRLGPTTTDTSTTYDDEKVLSMSDELRRALYSSGASIDMEFSPPDLIGTSEVLTMEHREKLCSVLPARAQGYMWSLAFSTSQHGFSLASMYRKMQRVDSPVLLVIQDTDNNVFGALTSCAYHPSEHFYGTGESLLFSFQRVEEPRRPSQPAIDNGKDKDVKDETNKDEKDNQPVAVKTKFKYWGWTGDNMYFIRGSNDNISIGAGDGKFGLWLDGDLYLGRTQRCKTYGNEPLTTREDFIVKIMECWTFI from the exons ATGCAGACTGTCAAATGGATAGAGATGGTGCGGCTCGGGCCCACTACCACCGACACCTCAACCACTTACGACGATGAAAAG GTGTTGTCGATGAGCGATGAGCTGCGCCGCGCGCTCTACTCGTCGGGCGCCTCCATCGACATGGAGTTCTCGCCGCCCGATCTCATCGGCACCTCCGAGGTGCTCACCATGGAACACAG AGAGAAGCTATGCAGCGTGTTGCCGGCGCGTGCGCAGGGCTACATGTGGTCGCTGGCGTTCAGCACCAGCCAGCACGGCTTCTCGCTCGCCTCCATGTACCGCAAGATGCAGCGCGTCGACAGCCCCGTGCTGCTCGTCATACAGGACACTGACAACAAT GTATTCGGCGCTCTGACATCGTGCGCCTATCACCCATCGGAGCACTTCTACGGCACCGGCGAGTCGCTGCTGTTCTCATTCCAGCGCGTAGAGGAGCCGCGCCGCCCCTCACAGCCTGCCATCGACAATGGCAAAGACAAAGACGTGAAAGATGAAACCAACAAGGATGAAAAAGACA ATCAACCAGTAGCAGTGAAAACTAAATTCAAGTATTGGGGATGGACCGGCGACAACATGTACTTCATTCGCGGCAGCAACGACAATATATCTATCGGCGCTGGCGA CGGTAAGTTCGGGCTGTGGCTGGACGGTGACCTGTACCTGGGCCGCACGCAGCGCTGCAAGACGTACGGCAACGAGCCGCTGACGACGCGCGAGGACTTCATCGTCAAGATCATGGAGTGCTGGACGTTCATCTGA
- the mtd gene encoding TLD domain-containing protein mustard isoform X12, whose protein sequence is MFRLIRRLARSIASKLRKIEMIVFNVTMQRRGTIHSVCDRGTLGYAGRRRATIHSIREVLSMSDELRRALYSSGASIDMEFSPPDLIGTSEVLTMEHREKLCSVLPARAQGYMWSLAFSTSQHGFSLASMYRKMQRVDSPVLLVIQDTDNNVFGALTSCAYHPSEHFYGTGESLLFSFQRVEEPRRPSQPAIDNGKDKDVKDETNKDEKDNQPVAVKTKFKYWGWTGDNMYFIRGSNDNISIGAGDGKFGLWLDGDLYLGRTQRCKTYGNEPLTTREDFIVKIMECWTFI, encoded by the exons atgTTCCGTTTGATACGTAGACTTGCTCGCAGCATCGCTAGCAAGCTGCGCAAGATTGAAATGATTGTGTTCAACGTCACTATGCAGAGGAGGGGGACTATTCACTCGGTGTGCGACAGGGGAACGTTAGGTTACGCGGGTCGTAGGAGAGCCACCATACATTCCATACGTGAG GTGTTGTCGATGAGCGATGAGCTGCGCCGCGCGCTCTACTCGTCGGGCGCCTCCATCGACATGGAGTTCTCGCCGCCCGATCTCATCGGCACCTCCGAGGTGCTCACCATGGAACACAG AGAGAAGCTATGCAGCGTGTTGCCGGCGCGTGCGCAGGGCTACATGTGGTCGCTGGCGTTCAGCACCAGCCAGCACGGCTTCTCGCTCGCCTCCATGTACCGCAAGATGCAGCGCGTCGACAGCCCCGTGCTGCTCGTCATACAGGACACTGACAACAAT GTATTCGGCGCTCTGACATCGTGCGCCTATCACCCATCGGAGCACTTCTACGGCACCGGCGAGTCGCTGCTGTTCTCATTCCAGCGCGTAGAGGAGCCGCGCCGCCCCTCACAGCCTGCCATCGACAATGGCAAAGACAAAGACGTGAAAGATGAAACCAACAAGGATGAAAAAGACA ATCAACCAGTAGCAGTGAAAACTAAATTCAAGTATTGGGGATGGACCGGCGACAACATGTACTTCATTCGCGGCAGCAACGACAATATATCTATCGGCGCTGGCGA CGGTAAGTTCGGGCTGTGGCTGGACGGTGACCTGTACCTGGGCCGCACGCAGCGCTGCAAGACGTACGGCAACGAGCCGCTGACGACGCGCGAGGACTTCATCGTCAAGATCATGGAGTGCTGGACGTTCATCTGA